AATACCAGTAGGTGTCCGGATTCTCTCTGCTCCGTTGGTAACTCTCCAGCTGAAAATTCAAATTAGACAAGTTTTTTGATCAGTTATCACTTTCTTCTTGCAATCATGCATATTAAAAAACCGAAGAAGTTAAGTGGACATCAATTTATACTATATAGGAATTAGCTTCTTCTATATGCATTTAAGCGAAGATGGTGGGAATTGTGATTTGGAAATCCTTACGTGTATTTTGTGACCAAGTAATGCAGAAAAATTGACATCTGCACCTTTGCATAGTCAGCACCAACACAAAGCCTCGTACCACCAGCAAATGCCATGAAACTTTTTGATCCCGCATGTAATTCTTTGCCCTTTTGATTGGAAAAACAGCAGAAAAAACCTGAATTATTTTTACATgattttgtttaacttttgttctgtaagtttatctttctcgtgcGTAAATTACTCAAATTTGTCGATGATCAAATTACCTCCCATCGCCATGGATTAAATTCAAGGGGGTTTTCATATAGATTAGGATCCAAATGAACAGATGGTGGACAAACCATTATCGTCCAGCCAGCAGGAATTGTATAACCTGCAAATCATTCGCACTTATTAGTCGGAACTGTAagttataatggaggaaaagaagaacaaaggaaacatataatttattttCTGTATATTTACTCCCATGAAAAAATGCCCAACCCATGTAGTTACTAAagagattttttcttttttctttttcctgcaGGAGAAAGGCATCATCGGTCCAAATAAAGAAAGTGTGACAAATGATTTTCAAGAAGATGCCAAGTGACAGATTGAAGTATACCTTTTACTTCAACTTCCTTGACAACTTTGCGCAAAATCCCAGGGGCAATATTTGCAAGCCTAActgttataatttattttctGTATATTTACTCCCATGAAAAAATGCCCAACCCATGTAGTTACTAAagagattttttcttttttctttttcctgcaGGAGAAAGGCATCATCGGTCCAAATAAAGAAAGTGTGACAAATGATTTTCAAGAAGATGCCAAGTGACAGATTGAAGTATACCTTTTACTTCAACTTCCTTGACAACTTTGCGCAAAATCCCAGGGGCAATATTTGCAAGCCTAACTGTTTCATTTATAACCTACAGTAGACAACAAAACTTAAGATGTAAATGGCCTAGCTCACTATATGATTCAAATGATAGATACAATGAAATGTCTAGTTAATTGAAATGTACCATGTGCGTGAAAGTCATAGACTTGTACTCTTTCCATGAAACAGCAGAACCTTCTGTTTCTCGGATTTTAAGAATATTTTCATGCTCTCTCTACAAAAACGATTGACTGTTTAAGTATGAAGTAATCTTACATATTTTGTTAGTGTAAACATCCAATCATAACAATGTatactgtcagtatatataGAATATTAATCATTTAAGTATTGAACTTGCACAAGAATTGGAGAATTAAAGGGTAAATACAGATGACAACGGGAGAAATTGCTTCGGAAAGTCACGGACCTTTAGTTCAGCCATAGCACGTGGATGGCCATCTAGATACCTCAAGGCCACAGTCAAAGCTGTTGAAGTCGTTTCATGGGCAGCAAATAGAAACAAAAATACCAGGTCCCTCgcaatttcttcattcaaaaaagtgtcttctttctttatttcctCGAGTAAATGGTCCGCAAAGTCATAGTCATTCGTAGCGCCATTAATGCCTGAGCGCTTCTTCTCAAAGATGTCGTGGATGACCTTCATTGCTTTCTTACGTCCctggaaaatgaaaatcataaaaatcatatcGTTCGTTCAATCTGATACAGCATATATGAAAGCATATATATTTTACTTAGTCATATATTTATAATGAATATCTTTTTTTTGAGGTATAATGAACATCGATCTTTGAATATAAAAAGAATTCCAAATGAcgaacaacaacaacaattgATTACTTGTAAGCAAGCATGGAATGGTGTTCCAGGGATGTTGAGAGGAAATGAGATCAAGCCATCCATGAATGCCTTATAACTGTCTCTCAATTTTTGCTGATCCTTGCTTTCTTCATAGCCAAGCATCTTCTTGGCAGCATATTTAAATACCAGCTGGAGAAAATGAGATTGTTAATTACTACTTTTCAGCAATGCTCTGTACGTATAGTCCGAATTCGTCCTGATTAATATAATCAAATAGTAGGATGCTAATGAATTTACCTCTGCAGTTCCATCTTTACCATCTAATTTTCCAAGTTTACTCCAAGATCTTAGAGATTCTTGAGTGCTCTCATCCATTTCATATATTAGCTTCTCTCTTAAGGCTTCGGGGCTAACAAACTTGAACGTTAAGCTCTTGAGGTACTTGTGGAAGCCTCCATGATGGGCAACGACACTTTGTTTCCCAATTATCTGGAAGAGACTCTCAGTATACCAAATTTGGAAAGCATTACCTTCTTGCTGGAAGACGCGGTAGTTGACGTCAGCATCAGTTGATACAACGATTGGCTGCCCAACTATACTCGTGCGAAAAATTGGCCCGTACCTGAAATTTcccaaagagaaaaaaaaaaaaaggaaacaatgaAAAGCTAGTTAAGATAAAATATTCTTAACTATTACTGCTGTCAtattattaaaatatatatatatgtgtgtgtgtgttagcTGGTTAAGAAGTGGTTAGATAACCACTGGAGTATTGAGGTTGGCCTAATGATTAGGAGAGGGTGTTAGACTTTTATCCACAGTCTAGTTTAAGATTCAAATTCTGTATCGGATAGTAGGAAATGAGAAGGGTGCGAAGAGAAATaggaggcaaaaaaaaaaaaaaaaggttagacATACCTAGCCGCTCTTTTTTGTACGAAAGGTGGAATATCATCGGATGCATAAGGGGTGAAGTACTCAATTGTTTCTCCTATAATTGGTAATCCCATCGAACCTGGTGGTAATACCCCGTTACACTTGGGGTTTCTCCACCGATATACCCAGTGGCTGAAAAGCACAATAATGAGAGCAATAATAGCACAAGCAAACAACATGGTCCTTGGTTAGTGATGGAAATGTAGGGGAAAAATGAGAAGAGAGGAGCTACAATTGATGTTGTTTGCTATGAAGGAATCTTGGAAGTTGGAGCTGCTTAAATAGGCAAAAGGCAAAATGGGCTCCGGTGGACAGTCAATGTAAAGACCAATAGCGCTTGGTCACGACGGCTAGAGAGGCCCAAGAAAAAGTCTATCTTGTACACCGCCGGCTTGGGGGGGTTTGGGGGGTTTAGTAGTTAAGTGCTGCGGAgcacttcaaaagttgccggcttttgaagtgtCTTCGCAGAGTCCATTTATCGAAACACTCATACAAAAAACTGTGAGTTATGAAAGGGTACACCGCCGGCTACAGATTCAAGCCACTTGCGACGAAGAAAGATTGTGATATTAGGAAAGCTCTGCCACTATTTTTGGTAATAACGATTTTAAATCTCACTGAGGATACAGAGTGCCTTAGCGACCCTCAAAGCTCGTCCGGAACTTGACATTGCATCCTCACTTGTAGCCTAATTGAGTCATTACCTTGATAAATAAATCTTATCTACAACTTTTTGTTCGACACTTGTAGTTGTAATTTCTAAAACTTAAGGGAAGTTTTGTGCAATTATTGGAAACCATGCGGGAGGTATGTGGAATTAACCCAATTTTCGAGTTTGCCAAATtgttctttgggataatttcgaAAACCTGctctgaggtttctgacaaatTCACTGAGCTCTTATAAGgcttaaaaaattacacttacctcctttgatttgatagttttagtaacaaaatcttaaaataatattaatttggacaattttttaaatgaatacccaaaaTGTCCTTGTGGAATGAgtcttaatttatttttctatataattataagattatttagtataattataaggaaaaatGCCAAATTTTTCATGTCTATATCTGCTATTTGATAAAcgactataataataattttactaCTATAATATGATATTTTTTATAGtattttattatgaatttagatttataagatagaaaagaaaatgttgaaataattcatttagaatcTATAAATTTTTTGGAGTAgtgggattatcataatttagtagtgcttttgggccatttctttttgatttattgttaattttaatactaaaaaaatagaaaacaaagatcagtaaaaacattggattacaaataaaattaacttgtcaaaaaaaatcattagttCGACATTTGGTTATAATTGAAACCTAGATGCAATAGTGGTAGTTCTAtagaaagaatgaaaaaataattttaaaactcattctaagtataagcataccaaataaaagaattttattaaaatatttaaggataAAATTGCCATTTTAAATGAAAAGGAagatatgtgtaattttttaaagttcAGGAGAACTCAGTAAaattgtcagaaatctcaggggaggatAATGCCGGTTggattttaataatttatatatatctttttaataatttattttttttattttgacaaaaaatatttaattagtTGAATGTCAGAATCGGGGGGTAATGCCTATTGGATTTTAAACAAACAGCCGTGCCCCGACGTCGTTGTCGGAGTGAAAGAGGAGTTTGACTACAGAGTTGCAGAGGAGACCTGCAGCTAGATATTTTCTTCCTCTGAAAAGTATTTTTTTGTGTATAATAAATACTATTCTTAAAATTCTTCCGTCGCTGACTCTTCCTGTTGTTGTTTCTTATTGACTTGTGGTAGTAACAAAAAGTTGAATTGACATTAAAGTTAGGAACAAGCGGTTGAAATACGTGTCAAGGTACATGCacgaataaaataattttttcaaggTACCTAAACATACAAGAATGGAATAAAACAATTTTGCATGAGACGTTCTTCACATTACGTGTCACAAGaatgaaaaataaacaaaattatcCTTTTGCTGTTGCATTCTAgaagcaaatctcaaagtgtgTTCAGTTTAAAAGTAGGGGGGGCGTGTGCATCTATAGAGTCaaagtaaaatatttatttattcaaataagATTTCTATTATTACAAATCTCTACCCTGTATATTGTCATATATTTTAATGCTATAATACTTTTTAATGCCCTGGTGGTCATTGAAGTTTTCAAGTCTCAGAAACTTGAAAAGTAAGAAGGTAAAGTAGTAAATTTGAATATAAAATTGGTAAATTTAGccacaaaaacaacaatttaaagTGCTTTTAGCACCTATGAACTGAGTCAGAATTTTGACTTCTTTTCCAATGAACTGTACTTGGTTGAGCCTCACTTAGCTTCAACTTTCTGGTCTGATGCATCTAGAGTATGAGagattttctaaacaaaattttacttcatttgcaaaattttcaaatgttacTCATGTGCTAATGGTGATTAACAGCAGGTATGAAGGTGCTTTGAACAGATTTATAGACGAGATCAACTCCATTGCAGCATACGAACGGTGGGAAGGGTCAGTGCATAGCACATGCTTGCTTAATCTTGTTCCTGGTCCCGGAAACAATGGCGTTGGAGTAATAAAGTTCACCTAAAAttttggatagtgtattatttagaataattactgtaacactttttgtgatgtgatgtatgtgagataaaaagtagttgaaaatataaaaagataatttggaaatgtgtttgtgatgcaagtaaaatattatttgaaataattttggtatccaaacactcccaGTACGTGAACTCATAAAAAGATTCATGCATTGAACTTTTAGGAGTGTCTCAGGAGTAAATGAGTAAATGGAGAAATTAAATAGAAATATATCATCTAATTTATATAAATCACAAATAATTTGCAACAATCCAACAAAGAAAGTATGGCGATATCAATGGGACGGAGCGGATTTTTCTATGGCCTGACCctctttatcattgaattgtaTATGGTAAGAATGGTATGGGCCTTCCCATCGGAGGAACGTGAATCTGGTGCCATTTTAGCACGACACGTAGCTTCAACGCATGTGCTGCTCCCGAAACTGACATTAttgttttttcttctctctttccccACAAATTCCAAAGCAATCTCGTGTACGGGATTCCGGCAAGTTGATATcaacaaataaaagaataaaaaaattctCTTGGGCCACACCTCATAATTTGATTTTCATGGACACGACGCTGGGGATAGTCATAATTTACCGCACTAAAATTTTGCCGCTTTAGTTGTTCTAATCAAGGCTCACAAATTACGAAAACAACATTTCTTTTAAGTATCGTTTCGTGATTAAGACAATCAATCATATGATATAATATGGCATCGCTTTTGTAATATAATTTATACTCCTTCCgttcaatcattttaaaatatttccaaatatttatcatattttaatctttctttttaatataAGTTTTCTCTTTAATCACATACATGTTACTATTCAAACTAGTATGAATACTCGTGCTATGCATGGTgctgacattattgaaaaaaatgaaaataaaagggtgaataaaaaaaagttaaaaaattgtgccaatataattaaaatataacatctatctaacaatagtttgaaatatgatagAATGTGTATTATTCAAGAACTGCCTTTTTTCAGAAGATGGATCctgaaaaaataatagaaatttatattagaaaatgaatgatatatgaataaaaatgaatgtaattgaatgttgttaaaatgaaatacttacaaatattatgcattcgatttgataatcttgcatgaagatgcgaacactcttcacacaaatcaacttttagtacgaaagccaaaattggtgatttaattaattctgttgaattttgtggagtgcgtactacaaatgaaaatgcacgatctttGCATGAATTGATTCGTTGGTTGAACAATCTATCACCATTTTCTTGAGAATTAAGTACGCacgaaattcaaaattaacgtATTTTTTTACATAGCATATAAAtagcattataaaaaataaatatatataaaaaaattctacCTTCCTTTGTAATTCTCTGAGATAAGAATCATCACAACCAAATACGAATCGTGCATGTCTGTCTTGTAGATTAAGATACATGTTACCACTGGAATCTCTGATTTGTATGTTAACATTATATCTGTTTCacaaataaaatgttatatacaatacaaaaaatATGTTGAAATTAAAGATACACGAAATTAATTACCTAACAACAGTGTCGACCACGTCATTACAATGCATACATACTGTTTTTGAACAATGACCTTCACATagttgtccacaatttttgcataGCCTATAAAACATGTACGTTTCGTTTTCTAAACAAATGTTTTCTCCTTTGTTATCTTGCGAGTTTAAAATTTAGCTGACGTTGAAACGTTTGTAGGCGGGCATGTTCCATAGTGGTATTAGGTTAAAGGCTAAGATGAATACCATAAAAAAGTTGAAGGAGGTAATAAGTTCTTGGGGAAAACGCAAGAAAGATCTCCTAATTGGAGTGAGCACGCAAGAAAGTTGAATGAGGATACTATGTTTTGGAGAACTTTTAATTGGAGtggaattcttaaattggagGACTCTTAATTGGAGTGGAAAAGTGGGGGAAATGTAGAGAAAACGTGAGCATGATTATAGGATTTTTAGAAGCGGTTATAGGATTAGTTAAAAGATAAACATTTTTTAAATTAGAGAACTCTTAACTGGAGTGGGAAACGTGGGGGAAATGTGGAGCATTGCAAGTTACGGCAACGTGCCAGTGGCATCTAGTCCTAATTTTTTTGAATCAAAATCTAGTCCTAATTGGTTCTGCTGTTTCTTGATCATATTGTATGCTTCCGAATTCTACTTAGCGTTTAATAATTGATAATGGCTTATTATATTCTTTCATGGTATTGGACAGGCAAAAACCACACCAGAAGTATGGTAAATTTACTATAAACTCCTAATATTATCTCCCCTAATTTTTgtatactttttaaaaaatttaaacttttgtCAACAATAGGCTGGTCatgcaaattaaaaaaaaaaggactggTCACACATCTCATTCTTTGCCCTAAAAAACTCAATTCAACAAATTTCTTAGAATAATTGTGAAAAAATCATAACAATGGAGGAACTtgggtttgtttcttttttttttttaggatctGAAACAACCCTgttcattttgaaaaaataaataaattggccaTCTTACGTTCATTAAGAGAGGGAAAATTTTTTGGTCACTGCACATGGATGTCCAGCCAtcctaaagggaaaaaaatcaatGGTTCCGTTCTTGcgattttttttagggtttaatatAGTAAGCCccttaactttacatttagttgcaCTTTACCCCCTCAACTTTGCATTTAGTTGCACATTTGTGAAGTAGATAGtgggaaagttttaaattttaaatttgactggTGATAGAGTTGGTTATAACGTTACATTTAGTTGCacatttatgatttttttgaaacatgATTGTAATTTGTAAAGCTCATTTGTAGGGATGGTTATAGGATTAGTTTAGTgataaatatttcttaattataaaaatataaaattgtattaaaatagcatacaaatgagcatttgtctttaattaaggagtaaaaaggatttaaagtataaataacaaactataaacggTTTATGAAATAGATAGtgggaaagttttaaattttaaatttgtctggtgatagggttggttataacccactactttttatatattaaaataaatacaaaaatctataaaaaagaatgaaaaatttgGAAACGATTGAAAGGGTCTCTCCTAAAAACCCACTCTGCAATATATATTGATAtagatttaaaattttaatttgtcTATAAACATCACAATTAAACtactatttttaaaatattggaTTCTCCGAATATGACTAAATAATTGAGATGAATGaagtatatatataaatatataaataatttaaaatataaaaaaataattaaaaaacgtATTCATAACGCaaatcaaataatatttcaaataattttatattcAAACACAGCTATCTATTAATTATGATTGCTTTTATAAagataaggaaaataaaaaagtagGCCCGTGCATTCGTAAATCTTATCAAAGCAACTTTGGAGTAAACTGCCAAAGGTACACGCAGCACCACTACGTGATGTTCACATTtgtattatatgatttgaaggaAGACAGCAACATGGCAGGAAGGGATTGGCAGGTTTGTCACACCTTTCCAACGACTAGTCTTAGGCATCTGTTTAGGAAAGCTGACGAAAGAAGACTTTTATATTAAACATTTCTAAATTTGTTGAAAATGATTGCAAGGACGTCTCTAGAAAGTCTGCTTAATCTATATAGAATATATAATATCTAAATATATAAAAGAGAGAGTTGGAGAATGAACAGTAGCTTTTTGGTCAAGCGGTTATGccg
This portion of the Coffea arabica cultivar ET-39 chromosome 2e, Coffea Arabica ET-39 HiFi, whole genome shotgun sequence genome encodes:
- the LOC140037004 gene encoding cytochrome P450 87A3-like, coding for MLFACAIIALIIVLFSHWVYRWRNPKCNGVLPPGSMGLPIIGETIEYFTPYASDDIPPFVQKRAARYGPIFRTSIVGQPIVVSTDADVNYRVFQQEGNAFQIWYTESLFQIIGKQSVVAHHGGFHKYLKSLTFKFVSPEALREKLIYEMDESTQESLRSWSKLGKLDGKDGTAELVFKYAAKKMLGYEESKDQQKLRDSYKAFMDGLISFPLNIPGTPFHACLQGRKKAMKVIHDIFEKKRSGINGATNDYDFADHLLEEIKKEDTFLNEEIARDLVFLFLFAAHETTSTALTVALRYLDGHPRAMAELKREHENILKIRETEGSAVSWKEYKSMTFTHMVINETVRLANIAPGILRKVVKEVEVKGYTIPAGWTIMVCPPSVHLDPNLYENPLEFNPWRWEGKELHAGSKSFMAFAGGTRLCVGADYAKVQMSIFLHYLVTKYTWRVTNGAERIRTPTGIRFPKGLNIEISENK